The Chiloscyllium punctatum isolate Juve2018m chromosome 30, sChiPun1.3, whole genome shotgun sequence genome includes a region encoding these proteins:
- the LOC140454996 gene encoding tumor necrosis factor-like: MSSERMLVELEHGREREAGSPQGTARCLTLLSTFTLLAFVTGCGYLLFTQAHPPAPSQANWKAALRGADDMSANSGLPRLMKQVGSDPRPRIAAHLTANPIPQVSDVLTWQEQAGIAFSYGVEFSNNSLLIKQAGFYFIYTQVVFHYSQCEDNTIFLSHDMHKLSLAYPEETILLRATKSVCHHGSHSDPWFKTSYQGAIFEFEEGDRIFSRVSENVVRYLDKTEGKTFFGIFAL, encoded by the exons ATGAGCAGCGAGAGGATGTTGGTGGAGCTGGAGCATGGCAGGGAGCGTGAGGCGGGGAGCCCACAGGGAACTGCACGCTGTCTCACTCTGCTCAGCACCTTCACTCTGCTCGCCTTTGTGACTGGCTGCGGGTATCTCCTGTTCACCCAGGCTCACCCTCCAGCTCCCAGCCAGGCTAACTGG AAGGCTGCACTGAGAGGAGCTGACGATATGTCTGCCAATAGCG GTTTGCCCCGACTCATGAAGCAGGTGGGAAGTGACCCCCGGCCGAGAATCGCAGCTCACCTGACAG CCAATCCCATCCCCCAGGTTTCGGACGTGCTGACTTGGCAGGAGCAGGCAGGCATAGCATTCTCCTATGGTGTGGAGTTCTCCAACAACAGCCTCCTGATCAAGCAGGCCGGTTTTTACTTCATCTACACCCAGGTGGTCTTCCACTACAGCCAGTGCGAGGACAACACCATCTTCCTGAGTCACGATATGCACAAGCTCTCCTTGGCTTACCCAGAGGAGACCATCCTGCTCAGGGCCACCAAGTCAGTCTGCCATCACGGCAGCCACTCCGACCCCTGGTTCAAGACCTCCTACCAGGGCGCCATCTTCGAGTTTGAGGAGGGCGACCGGATCTTCTCCCGGGTCTCCGAGAACGTGGTCAGGTACCTGGACAAGACCGAAGGCAAGACCTTCTTCGGGATCTTTGCCCTGTGA